In Ctenopharyngodon idella isolate HZGC_01 chromosome 1, HZGC01, whole genome shotgun sequence, a single genomic region encodes these proteins:
- the pcdh10a gene encoding protocadherin-10a isoform X3, with protein MILIFLFFSILDGGLSQLHFSVPEEQERGTVVGNIAEDLGLDITKLSARRFQTVPSSRTPYLEVNLENGALVVNERIDREEICRQTVPCLLHLEVFLENPLELFRVEIEVMDINDNPPSFPETDITVEITESATPGTRFPVENAFDPDVGTNALNTYAITTNNYFYLDVQTQGDGNRFAELVLDKPLDREQQAVHRYVLTAVDGGQPQRTGTALLVVKVLDSNDNAPTFDQSVYSVSLRENSPVGTLVIQLNATDMDEGQNGEIVYSLSSHNPPRIRDLFNIDSRTGRIEVTGEVDYEESSTHQIYVQAKDMGPNAVPAHCKVLVKLIDVNDNTPEISFSTVTESVSEQAAPGTVIALLSVTDRDSGENGQMTCELHGEVPFKLKSSFKNYYTIVTDGPLDREKAESYTLTVVAKDKGVPTLSTSKSIKVHVSDENDNAPRFMQSVYDVYVTENNVPGAYIYAVSAVDPDVGQNAYVTYSILECEIQGMSILTYVSINSENGYLYALRSFDYEQIKEFSFMVHAKDSGAPELTANATVNVIIVDQNDNAPSIIAPLGKNGTAREHLPRSAEPGYLVTRIVATDADDGENARLSYSILRGNELGMFRMDWRTGELRTARRVSSKRDPPHPYDLLIEVRDHGQPPLSSSASINVVLVDSVVEGRSGDRGSVKSKEGSLDLTLILIIALGSVSFIFLLAMIVLAVRCQKDKKLNIYTCMAGDSCCQCCSRQARGRKKKLSKSDIMLVQSTNVASTAQVPVEESGSFGSHHQNQNYCYQVCLTPESAKTDLMFLKPCSPSRSTDTEHNPCGAIVTGYADQQPDIISNGSILSSETKHQRTELSYLVDRPRRVNSSAFQEADIVSSKDSGHGDSEQGDSDHDATNRGHTAGADLFSNCTEECKALGHSDRCWMPSFMPGDSRQGADYRSNLHVPGMDAVPDTEHAKGFPSTFRVDIPEKASVGHLKQIKSDAIR; from the exons ATGATTTTgatatttctctttttctcgATCTTGGATGGAGGGTTATCGCAGCTGCACTTCTCGGTACCGGAGGAGCAGGAGCGCGGGACGGTTGTGGGAAATATCGCCGAAGATCTGGGGCTGGACATCACCAAACTTTCCGCGCGCCGTTTCCAGACCGTGCCTAGCTCGCGCACGCCGTACCTGGAGGTCAACTTAGAAAACGGAGCGCTGGTGGTGAACGAGCGCATCGACCGAGAGGAGATATGTCGCCAGACCGTCCCGTGCCTCCTGCACCTCGAAGTATTTTTGGAGAACCCGCTCGAGCTGTTCCGCGTCGAGATCGAGGTCATGGATATTAACGACAATCCGCCGAGTTTCCCAGAGACGGACATCACCGTGGAGATCACCGAGAGCGCCACACCGGGCACCCGCTTCCCGGTGGAGAACGCCTTCGACCCTGACGTGGGGACTAATGCCTTGAACACATACGCCATCACCACCAACAACTACTTTTATTTGGACGTACAGACGCAGGGCGACGGCAACCGCTTTGCGGAGCTCGTGCTGGATAAACCCTTGGACCGAGAGCAGCAGGCGGTGCACAGGTACGTGCTTACCGCCGTGGACGGAGGGCAGCCGCAGAGGACCGGCACCGCACTTCTAGTGGTTAAAGTACTGGACTCAAACGATAACGCGCCCACGTTCGATCAATCCGTTTACTCTGTGAGCTTGCGCGAGAACTCTCCAGTTGGCACGCTCGTTATTCAGCTCAATGCCACCGATATGGACGAGGGCCAGAACGGAGAGATTGTTTACTCTCTAAGTAGTCACAATCCGCCGCGTATTCGGGATCTGTTTAACATCGACTCGCGCACCGGGAGGATTGAAGTGACCGGCGAGGTGGATTACGAGGAGAGCAGCACGCATCAGATCTACGTGCAGGCTAAAGACATGGGGCCGAACGCCGTGCCCGCGCACTGCAAAGTTCTGGTCAAACTCATCGACGTCAACGACAACACGCCAGAGATTAGTTTCAGCACGGTCACGGAGTCGGTAAGCGAGCAGGCTGCCCCGGGCACGGTGATCGCTCTGCTGAGCGTCACTGACCGGGACTCCGGCGAGAACGGACAGATGACCTGCGAGCTGCACGGCGAGGTTCCGTTTAAACTCAAGTCGTCTTTCAAAAACTATTACACGATCGTTACGGACGGTCCGCTGGATCGCGAGAAAGCGGAATCGTACACGCTCACGGTGGTCGCCAAAGACAAGGGGGTGCCCACTCTCTCCACAAGCAAGTCCATCAAAGTGCACGTCTCGGACGAGAACGACAATGCGCCTAGATTCATGCAGTCGGTTTACGACGTGTACGTGACAGAGAATAACGTCCCGGGCGCTTACATTTACGCGGTGAGCGCAGTGGATCCTGATGTTGGACAGAACGCCTATGTCACTTACTCCATATTGGAGTGCGAAATACAGGGTATGTCCATCTTAACCTACGTGTCAATCAACTCTGAGAACGGCTACTTGTACGCTCTGCGCTCTTTTGATTACGAGCAAATAAAAGAGTTCAGTTTCATGGTGCACGCCAAGGACTCCGGTGCGCCTGAGTTAACTGCCAACGCCACCGTTAATGTCATCATAGTGGACCAGAATGACAATGCCCCGTCTATAATCGCACCTTTGGGCAAAAACGGCACCGCGAGGGAACATTTGCCCCGCTCAGCCGAGCCGGGATACCTGGTGACCCGTATTGTTGCCACGGATGCTGACGATGGCGAGAACGCGCGCCTGTCGTACAGCATCCTCCGGGGAAATGAGCTCGGGATGTTCCGGATGGACTGGAGAACCGGCGAGCTACGTACCGCGCGCCGGGTATCCAGCAAACGGGATCCGCCGCACCCGTACGACCTGTTGATAGAGGTGCGCGACCACGGCCAGCCGCCGCTCTCGTCCTCCGCGAGTATCAACGTCGTGCTCGTGGACAGCGTAGTGGAGGGCCGGAGCGGCGACCGGGGGTCGGTGAAGTCCAAAGAGGGCTCTCTGGACCTCACTCTCATCCTCATCATCGCTCTCGGCTCCGTGTCCTTCATCTTCCTCCTCGCTATGATCGTGCTGGCAGTGCGCTGTCAGAAGGACAAGAAACTGAACATATACACGTGCATGGCCGGAGACTCGTGCTGTCAGTGCTGCAGTCGCCAAGCGCGCGGGCGCAAGAAGAAGCTCAGTAAATCGGACATCATGCTCGTGCAGAGCACTAATGTGGCCAGTACCGCACAGGTGCCGGTGGAAGAGTCGGGCAGCTTCGGCTCGCACCACCAGAACCAGAACTACTGCTACCAGGTGTGCCTGACACCGGAGTCTGCCAAAACCGACCTGATGTTTCTCAAACCGTGCAGCCCGTCCCGGAGCACAGACACAGAGCACAACCCGTGCGGGGCAATCGTTACCGGATACGCGGATCAGCAACCAGATATCATCTCTAACGGAAGCATTTTATCGAGCGAg ACCAAGCACCAGAGAACTGAGCTCAGCTACCTGGTGGATAGACCCCGTCGTGTTAACAG TTCAGCGTTTCAAGAGGCAGATATCGTCAGTTCTAAAGACAGCGGACATGGAGACAGTGAGCAGGGAGACAGCGACCATGACGCCACCAACCGGGGCCACACAGCAG GAGCTGATCTTTTCTCCAACTGCACTGAAGAGTGCAAGGCTCTGGGTCACTCCGACCGTTGCTGGATGCCCTCCTTCATGCCTGGCGACAGTCGCCAGGGCGCTGATTACCGTAGCAACCTGCACGTCCCAGGAATGGACGCGGTGCCGGACACTGAG CACGCAAAAGGATTTCCTAGCACCTTCCGTGTGGACATTCCTGAAAAAGC CTCTGTTGGACATCTGAAACAGATTAAATCGGATGCGATCAGATGA
- the pcdh10a gene encoding protocadherin-10a isoform X2: MILIFLFFSILDGGLSQLHFSVPEEQERGTVVGNIAEDLGLDITKLSARRFQTVPSSRTPYLEVNLENGALVVNERIDREEICRQTVPCLLHLEVFLENPLELFRVEIEVMDINDNPPSFPETDITVEITESATPGTRFPVENAFDPDVGTNALNTYAITTNNYFYLDVQTQGDGNRFAELVLDKPLDREQQAVHRYVLTAVDGGQPQRTGTALLVVKVLDSNDNAPTFDQSVYSVSLRENSPVGTLVIQLNATDMDEGQNGEIVYSLSSHNPPRIRDLFNIDSRTGRIEVTGEVDYEESSTHQIYVQAKDMGPNAVPAHCKVLVKLIDVNDNTPEISFSTVTESVSEQAAPGTVIALLSVTDRDSGENGQMTCELHGEVPFKLKSSFKNYYTIVTDGPLDREKAESYTLTVVAKDKGVPTLSTSKSIKVHVSDENDNAPRFMQSVYDVYVTENNVPGAYIYAVSAVDPDVGQNAYVTYSILECEIQGMSILTYVSINSENGYLYALRSFDYEQIKEFSFMVHAKDSGAPELTANATVNVIIVDQNDNAPSIIAPLGKNGTAREHLPRSAEPGYLVTRIVATDADDGENARLSYSILRGNELGMFRMDWRTGELRTARRVSSKRDPPHPYDLLIEVRDHGQPPLSSSASINVVLVDSVVEGRSGDRGSVKSKEGSLDLTLILIIALGSVSFIFLLAMIVLAVRCQKDKKLNIYTCMAGDSCCQCCSRQARGRKKKLSKSDIMLVQSTNVASTAQVPVEESGSFGSHHQNQNYCYQVCLTPESAKTDLMFLKPCSPSRSTDTEHNPCGAIVTGYADQQPDIISNGSILSSETKHQRTELSYLVDRPRRVNSSAFQEADIVSSKDSGHGDSEQGDSDHDATNRGHTAGADLFSNCTEECKALGHSDRCWMPSFMPGDSRQGADYRSNLHVPGMDAVPDTEVQESVVPGDACNRADDRSFSTFGKDKSHHGTLTRHELHTLLPSARAPYKPNYLSRKRIS; the protein is encoded by the exons ATGATTTTgatatttctctttttctcgATCTTGGATGGAGGGTTATCGCAGCTGCACTTCTCGGTACCGGAGGAGCAGGAGCGCGGGACGGTTGTGGGAAATATCGCCGAAGATCTGGGGCTGGACATCACCAAACTTTCCGCGCGCCGTTTCCAGACCGTGCCTAGCTCGCGCACGCCGTACCTGGAGGTCAACTTAGAAAACGGAGCGCTGGTGGTGAACGAGCGCATCGACCGAGAGGAGATATGTCGCCAGACCGTCCCGTGCCTCCTGCACCTCGAAGTATTTTTGGAGAACCCGCTCGAGCTGTTCCGCGTCGAGATCGAGGTCATGGATATTAACGACAATCCGCCGAGTTTCCCAGAGACGGACATCACCGTGGAGATCACCGAGAGCGCCACACCGGGCACCCGCTTCCCGGTGGAGAACGCCTTCGACCCTGACGTGGGGACTAATGCCTTGAACACATACGCCATCACCACCAACAACTACTTTTATTTGGACGTACAGACGCAGGGCGACGGCAACCGCTTTGCGGAGCTCGTGCTGGATAAACCCTTGGACCGAGAGCAGCAGGCGGTGCACAGGTACGTGCTTACCGCCGTGGACGGAGGGCAGCCGCAGAGGACCGGCACCGCACTTCTAGTGGTTAAAGTACTGGACTCAAACGATAACGCGCCCACGTTCGATCAATCCGTTTACTCTGTGAGCTTGCGCGAGAACTCTCCAGTTGGCACGCTCGTTATTCAGCTCAATGCCACCGATATGGACGAGGGCCAGAACGGAGAGATTGTTTACTCTCTAAGTAGTCACAATCCGCCGCGTATTCGGGATCTGTTTAACATCGACTCGCGCACCGGGAGGATTGAAGTGACCGGCGAGGTGGATTACGAGGAGAGCAGCACGCATCAGATCTACGTGCAGGCTAAAGACATGGGGCCGAACGCCGTGCCCGCGCACTGCAAAGTTCTGGTCAAACTCATCGACGTCAACGACAACACGCCAGAGATTAGTTTCAGCACGGTCACGGAGTCGGTAAGCGAGCAGGCTGCCCCGGGCACGGTGATCGCTCTGCTGAGCGTCACTGACCGGGACTCCGGCGAGAACGGACAGATGACCTGCGAGCTGCACGGCGAGGTTCCGTTTAAACTCAAGTCGTCTTTCAAAAACTATTACACGATCGTTACGGACGGTCCGCTGGATCGCGAGAAAGCGGAATCGTACACGCTCACGGTGGTCGCCAAAGACAAGGGGGTGCCCACTCTCTCCACAAGCAAGTCCATCAAAGTGCACGTCTCGGACGAGAACGACAATGCGCCTAGATTCATGCAGTCGGTTTACGACGTGTACGTGACAGAGAATAACGTCCCGGGCGCTTACATTTACGCGGTGAGCGCAGTGGATCCTGATGTTGGACAGAACGCCTATGTCACTTACTCCATATTGGAGTGCGAAATACAGGGTATGTCCATCTTAACCTACGTGTCAATCAACTCTGAGAACGGCTACTTGTACGCTCTGCGCTCTTTTGATTACGAGCAAATAAAAGAGTTCAGTTTCATGGTGCACGCCAAGGACTCCGGTGCGCCTGAGTTAACTGCCAACGCCACCGTTAATGTCATCATAGTGGACCAGAATGACAATGCCCCGTCTATAATCGCACCTTTGGGCAAAAACGGCACCGCGAGGGAACATTTGCCCCGCTCAGCCGAGCCGGGATACCTGGTGACCCGTATTGTTGCCACGGATGCTGACGATGGCGAGAACGCGCGCCTGTCGTACAGCATCCTCCGGGGAAATGAGCTCGGGATGTTCCGGATGGACTGGAGAACCGGCGAGCTACGTACCGCGCGCCGGGTATCCAGCAAACGGGATCCGCCGCACCCGTACGACCTGTTGATAGAGGTGCGCGACCACGGCCAGCCGCCGCTCTCGTCCTCCGCGAGTATCAACGTCGTGCTCGTGGACAGCGTAGTGGAGGGCCGGAGCGGCGACCGGGGGTCGGTGAAGTCCAAAGAGGGCTCTCTGGACCTCACTCTCATCCTCATCATCGCTCTCGGCTCCGTGTCCTTCATCTTCCTCCTCGCTATGATCGTGCTGGCAGTGCGCTGTCAGAAGGACAAGAAACTGAACATATACACGTGCATGGCCGGAGACTCGTGCTGTCAGTGCTGCAGTCGCCAAGCGCGCGGGCGCAAGAAGAAGCTCAGTAAATCGGACATCATGCTCGTGCAGAGCACTAATGTGGCCAGTACCGCACAGGTGCCGGTGGAAGAGTCGGGCAGCTTCGGCTCGCACCACCAGAACCAGAACTACTGCTACCAGGTGTGCCTGACACCGGAGTCTGCCAAAACCGACCTGATGTTTCTCAAACCGTGCAGCCCGTCCCGGAGCACAGACACAGAGCACAACCCGTGCGGGGCAATCGTTACCGGATACGCGGATCAGCAACCAGATATCATCTCTAACGGAAGCATTTTATCGAGCGAg ACCAAGCACCAGAGAACTGAGCTCAGCTACCTGGTGGATAGACCCCGTCGTGTTAACAG TTCAGCGTTTCAAGAGGCAGATATCGTCAGTTCTAAAGACAGCGGACATGGAGACAGTGAGCAGGGAGACAGCGACCATGACGCCACCAACCGGGGCCACACAGCAG GAGCTGATCTTTTCTCCAACTGCACTGAAGAGTGCAAGGCTCTGGGTCACTCCGACCGTTGCTGGATGCCCTCCTTCATGCCTGGCGACAGTCGCCAGGGCGCTGATTACCGTAGCAACCTGCACGTCCCAGGAATGGACGCGGTGCCGGACACTGAGGTACAGGAGAGCGTGGTTCCGGGCGATGCGTGCAATCGGGCCGATGATAGATCATTCTCTACGTTCGGCAAAGACAAGTCACACCACGGCACGCTCACACGCCACGAGCTACACACACTCTTACCAAGCGCCCGAGCGCCTTACAAACCCAACTATCTGT CACGCAAAAGGATTTCCTAG
- the pcdh10a gene encoding protocadherin-10a isoform X1, producing the protein MILIFLFFSILDGGLSQLHFSVPEEQERGTVVGNIAEDLGLDITKLSARRFQTVPSSRTPYLEVNLENGALVVNERIDREEICRQTVPCLLHLEVFLENPLELFRVEIEVMDINDNPPSFPETDITVEITESATPGTRFPVENAFDPDVGTNALNTYAITTNNYFYLDVQTQGDGNRFAELVLDKPLDREQQAVHRYVLTAVDGGQPQRTGTALLVVKVLDSNDNAPTFDQSVYSVSLRENSPVGTLVIQLNATDMDEGQNGEIVYSLSSHNPPRIRDLFNIDSRTGRIEVTGEVDYEESSTHQIYVQAKDMGPNAVPAHCKVLVKLIDVNDNTPEISFSTVTESVSEQAAPGTVIALLSVTDRDSGENGQMTCELHGEVPFKLKSSFKNYYTIVTDGPLDREKAESYTLTVVAKDKGVPTLSTSKSIKVHVSDENDNAPRFMQSVYDVYVTENNVPGAYIYAVSAVDPDVGQNAYVTYSILECEIQGMSILTYVSINSENGYLYALRSFDYEQIKEFSFMVHAKDSGAPELTANATVNVIIVDQNDNAPSIIAPLGKNGTAREHLPRSAEPGYLVTRIVATDADDGENARLSYSILRGNELGMFRMDWRTGELRTARRVSSKRDPPHPYDLLIEVRDHGQPPLSSSASINVVLVDSVVEGRSGDRGSVKSKEGSLDLTLILIIALGSVSFIFLLAMIVLAVRCQKDKKLNIYTCMAGDSCCQCCSRQARGRKKKLSKSDIMLVQSTNVASTAQVPVEESGSFGSHHQNQNYCYQVCLTPESAKTDLMFLKPCSPSRSTDTEHNPCGAIVTGYADQQPDIISNGSILSSETKHQRTELSYLVDRPRRVNSSAFQEADIVSSKDSGHGDSEQGDSDHDATNRGHTAGADLFSNCTEECKALGHSDRCWMPSFMPGDSRQGADYRSNLHVPGMDAVPDTEVQESVVPGDACNRADDRSFSTFGKDKSHHGTLTRHELHTLLPSARAPYKPNYLCEYSLKMYDF; encoded by the exons ATGATTTTgatatttctctttttctcgATCTTGGATGGAGGGTTATCGCAGCTGCACTTCTCGGTACCGGAGGAGCAGGAGCGCGGGACGGTTGTGGGAAATATCGCCGAAGATCTGGGGCTGGACATCACCAAACTTTCCGCGCGCCGTTTCCAGACCGTGCCTAGCTCGCGCACGCCGTACCTGGAGGTCAACTTAGAAAACGGAGCGCTGGTGGTGAACGAGCGCATCGACCGAGAGGAGATATGTCGCCAGACCGTCCCGTGCCTCCTGCACCTCGAAGTATTTTTGGAGAACCCGCTCGAGCTGTTCCGCGTCGAGATCGAGGTCATGGATATTAACGACAATCCGCCGAGTTTCCCAGAGACGGACATCACCGTGGAGATCACCGAGAGCGCCACACCGGGCACCCGCTTCCCGGTGGAGAACGCCTTCGACCCTGACGTGGGGACTAATGCCTTGAACACATACGCCATCACCACCAACAACTACTTTTATTTGGACGTACAGACGCAGGGCGACGGCAACCGCTTTGCGGAGCTCGTGCTGGATAAACCCTTGGACCGAGAGCAGCAGGCGGTGCACAGGTACGTGCTTACCGCCGTGGACGGAGGGCAGCCGCAGAGGACCGGCACCGCACTTCTAGTGGTTAAAGTACTGGACTCAAACGATAACGCGCCCACGTTCGATCAATCCGTTTACTCTGTGAGCTTGCGCGAGAACTCTCCAGTTGGCACGCTCGTTATTCAGCTCAATGCCACCGATATGGACGAGGGCCAGAACGGAGAGATTGTTTACTCTCTAAGTAGTCACAATCCGCCGCGTATTCGGGATCTGTTTAACATCGACTCGCGCACCGGGAGGATTGAAGTGACCGGCGAGGTGGATTACGAGGAGAGCAGCACGCATCAGATCTACGTGCAGGCTAAAGACATGGGGCCGAACGCCGTGCCCGCGCACTGCAAAGTTCTGGTCAAACTCATCGACGTCAACGACAACACGCCAGAGATTAGTTTCAGCACGGTCACGGAGTCGGTAAGCGAGCAGGCTGCCCCGGGCACGGTGATCGCTCTGCTGAGCGTCACTGACCGGGACTCCGGCGAGAACGGACAGATGACCTGCGAGCTGCACGGCGAGGTTCCGTTTAAACTCAAGTCGTCTTTCAAAAACTATTACACGATCGTTACGGACGGTCCGCTGGATCGCGAGAAAGCGGAATCGTACACGCTCACGGTGGTCGCCAAAGACAAGGGGGTGCCCACTCTCTCCACAAGCAAGTCCATCAAAGTGCACGTCTCGGACGAGAACGACAATGCGCCTAGATTCATGCAGTCGGTTTACGACGTGTACGTGACAGAGAATAACGTCCCGGGCGCTTACATTTACGCGGTGAGCGCAGTGGATCCTGATGTTGGACAGAACGCCTATGTCACTTACTCCATATTGGAGTGCGAAATACAGGGTATGTCCATCTTAACCTACGTGTCAATCAACTCTGAGAACGGCTACTTGTACGCTCTGCGCTCTTTTGATTACGAGCAAATAAAAGAGTTCAGTTTCATGGTGCACGCCAAGGACTCCGGTGCGCCTGAGTTAACTGCCAACGCCACCGTTAATGTCATCATAGTGGACCAGAATGACAATGCCCCGTCTATAATCGCACCTTTGGGCAAAAACGGCACCGCGAGGGAACATTTGCCCCGCTCAGCCGAGCCGGGATACCTGGTGACCCGTATTGTTGCCACGGATGCTGACGATGGCGAGAACGCGCGCCTGTCGTACAGCATCCTCCGGGGAAATGAGCTCGGGATGTTCCGGATGGACTGGAGAACCGGCGAGCTACGTACCGCGCGCCGGGTATCCAGCAAACGGGATCCGCCGCACCCGTACGACCTGTTGATAGAGGTGCGCGACCACGGCCAGCCGCCGCTCTCGTCCTCCGCGAGTATCAACGTCGTGCTCGTGGACAGCGTAGTGGAGGGCCGGAGCGGCGACCGGGGGTCGGTGAAGTCCAAAGAGGGCTCTCTGGACCTCACTCTCATCCTCATCATCGCTCTCGGCTCCGTGTCCTTCATCTTCCTCCTCGCTATGATCGTGCTGGCAGTGCGCTGTCAGAAGGACAAGAAACTGAACATATACACGTGCATGGCCGGAGACTCGTGCTGTCAGTGCTGCAGTCGCCAAGCGCGCGGGCGCAAGAAGAAGCTCAGTAAATCGGACATCATGCTCGTGCAGAGCACTAATGTGGCCAGTACCGCACAGGTGCCGGTGGAAGAGTCGGGCAGCTTCGGCTCGCACCACCAGAACCAGAACTACTGCTACCAGGTGTGCCTGACACCGGAGTCTGCCAAAACCGACCTGATGTTTCTCAAACCGTGCAGCCCGTCCCGGAGCACAGACACAGAGCACAACCCGTGCGGGGCAATCGTTACCGGATACGCGGATCAGCAACCAGATATCATCTCTAACGGAAGCATTTTATCGAGCGAg ACCAAGCACCAGAGAACTGAGCTCAGCTACCTGGTGGATAGACCCCGTCGTGTTAACAG TTCAGCGTTTCAAGAGGCAGATATCGTCAGTTCTAAAGACAGCGGACATGGAGACAGTGAGCAGGGAGACAGCGACCATGACGCCACCAACCGGGGCCACACAGCAG GAGCTGATCTTTTCTCCAACTGCACTGAAGAGTGCAAGGCTCTGGGTCACTCCGACCGTTGCTGGATGCCCTCCTTCATGCCTGGCGACAGTCGCCAGGGCGCTGATTACCGTAGCAACCTGCACGTCCCAGGAATGGACGCGGTGCCGGACACTGAGGTACAGGAGAGCGTGGTTCCGGGCGATGCGTGCAATCGGGCCGATGATAGATCATTCTCTACGTTCGGCAAAGACAAGTCACACCACGGCACGCTCACACGCCACGAGCTACACACACTCTTACCAAGCGCCCGAGCGCCTTACAAACCCAACTATCTGTGTGAGTACTCACTCAAAATGTACGATTTCTGA